One genomic region from Paramicrobacterium agarici encodes:
- a CDS encoding ABC transporter ATP-binding protein, translated as MTSHTDLLTPAHAPHSAQTIAVQLDNVVKTYGSGSGRVTALADVSLQVPARSFTAIMGPSGSGKSTLMHLAAGLDTPTSGTVSLASTPISSMPERQLTRFRRDHVGFVFQTYNLLPQLTIEQNITLPLLLGRRAVDRAWLEHVVSQVGLHDLVHRKPQELSGGQQQRAAIARALITQPAAVFADEPTGALDSRTARQVLELLRTVASSVNQTVVMVTHDPVAASYADTVVFLADGRLAGHLTSPTVSSITAHMARLGE; from the coding sequence ATGACTTCTCACACCGACCTCCTCACTCCGGCTCACGCTCCTCACAGCGCGCAAACCATTGCGGTGCAACTCGACAACGTCGTGAAGACGTACGGCTCCGGGTCCGGCCGAGTCACGGCCCTCGCAGACGTCTCGCTGCAGGTCCCGGCCCGCTCATTCACTGCGATCATGGGACCATCTGGTTCCGGGAAGAGCACGCTCATGCACCTCGCAGCCGGTCTTGACACCCCGACGTCCGGCACGGTGTCGCTCGCATCCACGCCGATCTCCTCAATGCCGGAGCGTCAGCTCACACGCTTCCGCCGTGACCACGTCGGCTTCGTGTTTCAGACATACAACCTTCTTCCGCAGCTCACGATCGAGCAGAACATCACGCTTCCGCTCCTGCTCGGCAGACGTGCCGTCGACCGCGCGTGGCTCGAGCACGTCGTCTCGCAGGTCGGCCTGCACGACCTCGTTCACCGCAAGCCGCAGGAGCTCTCGGGAGGCCAGCAGCAGCGCGCCGCCATCGCTCGCGCGCTCATCACGCAGCCCGCGGCGGTCTTCGCCGATGAACCGACGGGAGCGCTCGATTCGCGCACAGCACGCCAGGTGCTCGAGCTCCTCCGCACGGTCGCGTCGTCGGTGAACCAGACGGTCGTCATGGTTACGCACGATCCCGTCGCGGCATCCTACGCAGACACCGTCGTCTTTCTCGCCGACGGTCGGCTCGCCGGTCACCTCACGTCGCCCACGGTGTCCAGCATCACGGCGCACATGGCGCGATTGGGGGAGTGA
- a CDS encoding sensor histidine kinase, producing the protein MSSVSFTRARPRWRAIAYIAVEAGWWLVGLFYLCAALAVAPFLLLFVGWYAVPTLVDWLDQLAGNGRERAARFARSPVPERMTRVPHQLSFLHRVALVRTPEFTRNATWALAHLIVMPVIIVVGLGLPIIAVNSSLVPLYWWGLPANDPAITLFPVTSWPLAILSSAIGVAAGLVGWLILPTLARRTAGSTLAMLWPDRVHDMQERIESLSRSRAAALDAHSNELRRIERELHDGAQNRLVGVVMMIGLAQRTLKDDPEKAASFLVQAQDAASDALTGLREMVHDIYPPVLDELGLSGAASTLTSRSGVPTALDVSGLQRAPAAVESAAYFVLAEALTNAAKYADASWVSVTLSTVSGTPEDVLIVEVDDDGHGGATIGGSGSGLAGVARRAEALGGTLTLSSPIGGPTHLKVELPCGF; encoded by the coding sequence ATGTCGTCAGTGTCGTTCACCCGCGCTCGGCCTCGCTGGCGCGCGATCGCGTACATCGCGGTCGAAGCGGGCTGGTGGCTCGTCGGCCTCTTCTATCTGTGTGCCGCTCTGGCCGTCGCCCCGTTTCTCTTGCTGTTCGTCGGCTGGTACGCCGTGCCCACACTCGTCGACTGGCTCGATCAGCTCGCTGGCAACGGCCGCGAGCGGGCCGCGAGGTTCGCGCGGTCGCCTGTGCCTGAGCGCATGACGCGAGTACCTCACCAACTGTCGTTTCTACACCGCGTGGCTCTTGTGCGCACGCCGGAGTTCACACGAAACGCTACGTGGGCGCTCGCGCACCTGATCGTGATGCCAGTGATCATCGTGGTGGGGCTGGGCCTTCCGATCATCGCCGTGAACAGCTCTCTGGTTCCGCTCTACTGGTGGGGCCTGCCCGCCAACGATCCCGCGATCACTCTCTTTCCCGTCACGAGCTGGCCCCTTGCGATACTCTCTTCGGCCATCGGGGTCGCCGCGGGACTTGTCGGCTGGTTGATTCTGCCGACGCTTGCGCGCCGTACAGCGGGCAGCACGCTCGCGATGCTCTGGCCGGATCGCGTGCACGACATGCAAGAGCGCATCGAGTCCCTCTCCCGAAGCCGTGCAGCAGCGCTCGACGCGCATTCGAACGAGCTGCGGCGCATCGAGCGAGAGCTCCACGACGGCGCACAGAATCGGCTTGTCGGGGTGGTGATGATGATCGGCCTCGCCCAGCGAACGCTGAAGGACGATCCCGAAAAAGCTGCGTCGTTCCTGGTGCAGGCGCAGGATGCAGCATCCGACGCCCTCACTGGTCTGCGCGAAATGGTGCACGACATCTACCCGCCGGTTCTCGACGAACTCGGGCTGTCTGGGGCGGCTTCGACGCTCACGAGCCGCTCGGGCGTGCCGACCGCTCTCGATGTCTCGGGCTTGCAGCGGGCGCCGGCTGCCGTCGAGTCAGCAGCATATTTCGTTCTCGCCGAGGCGCTCACGAACGCGGCGAAGTATGCCGACGCGTCATGGGTCTCGGTAACGCTGAGCACGGTCTCAGGGACGCCCGAGGACGTTCTCATTGTGGAGGTCGACGATGATGGGCATGGCGGCGCAACGATCGGCGGGTCAGGATCCGGCCTCGCGGGCGTCGCACGCCGCGCCGAGGCCCTTGGCGGTACGCTCACGCTGTCGAGCCCGATCGGCGGGCCCACCCACCTGAAAGTCGAGTTGCCGTGCGGGTTCTGA
- a CDS encoding ABC transporter permease, with protein MWTLARSSAAHHRRSVIGVIVAVLLASALTTALGVLIESGLRGGVPVQRFAAADVVVGAPQSQPVPDDVDVPFPERALLPQETVDSVEAVPGVDRAIADATIPLVGDDGTPISGHAWASSSLTPFAVTTGEPPTSDGQVVLTESADASVGDSIALAHGGVATTYTVSGIATAVGTEVDRPQAFLTQQALAALWPHAGSVDLIGVIGDEGTDAAALAAAISDAVPGTVTYTGTARGDVETLEGATARTNLIALSGSLAGVALIIALFVVASTMSLSLGQRRRDIALLRAVGAESRQIRGLVVREAGLIALAASVVGVLPGYGLAQLLGDQFAASGLISTDFALAFSPLPAIGAVVLMAGTSLLAGLVSARRPSRMAPVDALGDAHVETPALSSGRVITGVTLIAVGLVASLLPLVIPGEAALAGPASAALAIIIGAALLGPRIVEVTINAIGPVLRRMPGAASALADANARSFTRRLATALVPLALGITLAIVQLFVPATVASEAAAQSVEGTTADLVVTAPTGGLAPSVTGDVTSIEGVDAVTPIVRSSVLVNMGVSEFDVNIVEPTPIQGINPATASATLDLGVTAGSLVDLSGADTIAISDSVAYGLRAGVGDTIDVVLGDGDQLTATIVATYERGLGFGDYAIDASVLRQHTTTGLNDQLLVLTNADTDAVATALADRGLRVTSGADLGAAGAEEAAAQSWASIVALMLILGFIALAVVNTLVMATTERRAEFALLRRLGATPGQVSAMTFIESAMISVLAVVLGTVITLPPLAGIAFAISGQPLPTFPPVTFALLAGATLLLGILSIVVPTRSALRAPLTSSV; from the coding sequence ATGTGGACCCTTGCTCGCTCGTCTGCTGCCCACCATCGCCGCAGCGTCATCGGCGTTATCGTCGCGGTGCTGCTCGCCTCAGCCCTCACCACTGCCCTCGGCGTCCTGATCGAGTCCGGACTTCGCGGCGGTGTTCCCGTTCAGCGTTTTGCCGCGGCCGATGTCGTGGTCGGTGCTCCGCAATCTCAGCCGGTTCCCGACGACGTCGACGTTCCGTTCCCCGAGCGGGCGCTCCTTCCGCAGGAGACCGTCGACAGCGTCGAAGCCGTTCCCGGCGTTGATCGCGCGATCGCCGACGCAACGATCCCACTCGTCGGCGACGACGGAACGCCCATCAGCGGGCACGCCTGGGCGTCTTCGTCCCTCACGCCGTTCGCGGTGACCACTGGTGAACCTCCTACGTCAGACGGCCAGGTCGTCCTCACGGAGTCTGCCGATGCGAGCGTGGGCGATTCGATTGCGCTCGCACACGGGGGAGTGGCTACTACTTATACGGTCTCGGGCATCGCCACCGCGGTCGGTACCGAAGTCGACCGGCCGCAGGCGTTCCTGACCCAGCAGGCGCTCGCCGCACTCTGGCCGCACGCAGGATCGGTCGACCTGATCGGCGTCATTGGCGACGAGGGAACGGATGCTGCCGCGCTCGCCGCCGCGATCAGCGACGCTGTTCCGGGCACCGTCACCTACACCGGCACCGCGCGCGGCGACGTCGAGACACTCGAGGGAGCCACGGCACGAACCAACCTCATCGCGCTGAGCGGATCGCTCGCCGGTGTGGCGCTCATCATCGCCCTGTTCGTCGTCGCCAGCACTATGTCTCTGTCGCTGGGCCAGCGGCGCCGAGACATTGCCCTGCTCCGTGCCGTAGGCGCAGAATCGCGTCAGATCCGCGGTCTTGTCGTGCGCGAAGCCGGACTCATCGCGCTCGCGGCATCCGTCGTGGGTGTGCTGCCCGGCTACGGCCTCGCTCAGCTGCTCGGCGACCAGTTCGCGGCATCCGGACTGATCTCCACCGACTTCGCCCTCGCGTTCAGTCCGCTTCCCGCGATCGGCGCGGTCGTGCTCATGGCCGGCACGTCCCTGCTCGCCGGGCTCGTCAGCGCGCGCCGCCCCTCACGAATGGCGCCCGTCGATGCTCTCGGCGATGCTCACGTCGAGACGCCTGCCCTCAGCAGCGGGCGCGTCATCACCGGCGTCACGCTCATCGCGGTCGGCCTTGTCGCCTCCCTGCTCCCGCTGGTCATACCCGGCGAAGCCGCGCTCGCCGGCCCGGCGTCGGCGGCGCTCGCAATCATCATCGGGGCCGCTCTGCTCGGCCCGCGCATCGTTGAAGTCACGATTAACGCAATTGGTCCGGTTCTGCGTCGCATGCCCGGTGCGGCATCCGCACTCGCCGACGCCAATGCTCGCAGCTTCACCCGGCGCCTCGCCACCGCTCTCGTGCCCCTCGCGCTCGGCATCACGCTCGCCATCGTGCAGCTGTTCGTGCCAGCAACCGTCGCGTCCGAAGCCGCGGCGCAGTCCGTCGAAGGCACGACCGCTGACCTCGTTGTCACCGCGCCAACGGGCGGCCTCGCGCCGAGCGTGACCGGCGACGTGACCTCGATCGAGGGCGTCGACGCCGTCACCCCGATCGTCCGCTCGAGCGTGCTCGTCAACATGGGCGTCTCCGAATTCGACGTCAACATTGTCGAGCCCACACCGATCCAAGGCATCAACCCAGCCACCGCATCGGCCACGCTCGATCTCGGCGTCACCGCTGGATCCCTCGTCGATCTCTCCGGTGCCGACACGATCGCCATAAGCGACTCGGTGGCGTACGGGTTGCGCGCGGGCGTCGGCGACACGATCGACGTTGTCCTTGGCGATGGCGATCAACTCACGGCGACCATCGTCGCCACGTACGAGCGCGGCCTCGGCTTTGGAGACTACGCAATCGACGCAAGCGTGCTGCGCCAGCACACCACGACGGGTCTCAACGACCAGCTGCTCGTGTTGACGAATGCAGACACGGATGCTGTCGCGACGGCACTCGCCGATCGTGGACTCCGTGTTACGAGCGGCGCCGATCTCGGGGCCGCAGGGGCAGAGGAAGCCGCAGCCCAGTCGTGGGCATCGATCGTGGCACTCATGCTGATCCTCGGCTTCATCGCGCTTGCCGTCGTCAACACACTTGTGATGGCCACAACCGAGCGCCGTGCCGAGTTCGCACTGCTTCGCCGACTTGGAGCGACGCCCGGCCAGGTCTCCGCGATGACGTTCATCGAATCCGCCATGATCTCCGTGCTCGCCGTTGTGCTCGGCACGGTGATCACGCTGCCGCCGCTCGCGGGCATCGCGTTCGCGATCTCAGGCCAGCCGCTGCCGACGTTCCCGCCGGTCACGTTCGCGCTGCTCGCGGGAGCAACGCTGCTGCTCGGCATCCTGTCGATTGTCGTCCCCACGCGCTCTGCCCTGCGCGCCCCGCTGACGTCCTCCGTGTGA
- a CDS encoding polysaccharide biosynthesis tyrosine autokinase has product MELRDYIRILHKNWMLIVACVLVGVAVAAAYSIMTAPKYQTTTQLYVSVQGGEAAGSAGDLVQGTSFARQAVSSYVDVVDTAIVLDRVIDELKLDTTSGQLAQKISAESPENTVLINVSVTDTEPEKAETIANKVGEVFADVVVNQLEKPEGDAPSLVKIETIQPAPVPTAPVSPNVKLNIVLGLLLGLAVGIGIAVLRTVLDTRIHSQYDIEQVTDKPLLGGIAFDNEAKKRPLVVHADPRNPRAESFRSLRTNLQFVNIEKGPRSFVITSSIPGEGKSTTAANLAIALAETGAKVALIDGDLRLPKLSEYMGIEGAVGLTDVLIGRADLVDVLQRWGRGQLFVLPSGRVPPNPSELLGSAAMETLLSTLTGTFDYVLIDAPPLLLVTDAAVVSKLTGGAIMVAASGRTKRQELANAVRTLEGIGSKLVGVVVTMLPTKGADSYAYGQYSYGTTSDAERLLDDEERQSAGRRRIGRGTSR; this is encoded by the coding sequence GTGGAACTTCGCGACTACATTCGCATTCTGCATAAGAACTGGATGCTGATTGTTGCTTGCGTCCTTGTCGGCGTGGCTGTCGCAGCTGCGTATTCGATTATGACGGCGCCGAAGTACCAGACGACGACGCAGCTGTATGTTTCCGTTCAAGGCGGCGAAGCGGCCGGCAGCGCAGGCGACCTTGTCCAGGGTACGAGCTTCGCCAGGCAGGCGGTGTCCTCTTATGTGGACGTTGTGGACACGGCAATTGTTCTTGATCGTGTAATAGACGAATTGAAGCTTGACACGACATCTGGTCAACTCGCTCAGAAGATCTCGGCCGAGTCGCCGGAGAATACCGTGCTGATTAACGTCAGCGTCACGGATACCGAACCTGAGAAGGCAGAGACGATTGCGAACAAGGTCGGTGAAGTCTTCGCCGACGTCGTCGTTAATCAGCTCGAGAAGCCCGAGGGCGACGCTCCGAGCCTTGTGAAGATCGAGACGATTCAGCCCGCACCCGTGCCCACCGCTCCCGTCAGCCCGAACGTCAAGCTCAACATCGTTCTCGGGCTGCTTCTCGGTCTGGCGGTCGGAATCGGTATCGCCGTTCTTCGCACCGTGCTCGATACTCGCATTCACTCGCAGTACGACATCGAGCAGGTGACTGACAAGCCGTTGCTGGGTGGCATTGCATTCGACAACGAGGCGAAGAAGCGTCCTCTTGTTGTGCACGCTGACCCCAGAAATCCACGCGCGGAGTCGTTCCGCAGTTTGCGGACGAACCTGCAGTTCGTCAATATCGAGAAGGGTCCGCGCAGCTTCGTCATCACGAGCTCGATCCCGGGCGAAGGTAAGAGCACAACGGCGGCGAACCTCGCAATCGCGCTGGCAGAGACGGGTGCGAAGGTCGCGCTCATCGATGGCGATCTTCGTCTTCCGAAACTGTCGGAGTACATGGGCATCGAAGGTGCCGTCGGTCTGACGGACGTGCTTATTGGTCGTGCAGACCTCGTCGACGTCCTGCAGAGATGGGGGAGAGGTCAGCTCTTCGTCCTCCCGAGCGGACGTGTTCCCCCCAACCCCAGCGAGTTGCTGGGCTCCGCCGCAATGGAGACACTGCTCTCCACGCTGACGGGCACATTCGACTACGTGCTTATCGATGCACCGCCGCTGCTTTTGGTGACGGACGCTGCCGTCGTCTCGAAGCTGACGGGCGGTGCGATCATGGTCGCTGCTTCTGGCCGAACCAAGCGTCAAGAGCTCGCAAACGCCGTGCGTACGCTTGAGGGAATCGGCAGCAAGCTCGTCGGCGTTGTCGTCACGATGCTTCCGACAAAGGGGGCTGACTCGTACGCGTATGGGCAGTACAGCTACGGTACGACGTCCGACGCAGAACGGCTGCTTGATGACGAAGAGCGTCAATCCGCCGGGCGACGGCGTATAGGCCGAGGGACGTCGCGATGA
- a CDS encoding DUF7718 family protein → MESVERWVDAQDFRVTNRTVRDSESGRLVDYAVTHEVMEQDGTWHAVARIDCSHGEVHRHVPPADSNGELKREVIRVIRGQGDAENTYQYSLSEIYDNLEIHESRWRNGY, encoded by the coding sequence GTGGAATCAGTAGAACGGTGGGTAGATGCGCAGGATTTTCGAGTGACAAACCGTACGGTGCGCGACAGCGAATCGGGGAGGCTTGTCGACTACGCGGTAACGCATGAGGTCATGGAACAGGACGGCACATGGCACGCGGTCGCCCGGATCGACTGCAGCCACGGCGAGGTCCATAGGCATGTACCACCAGCCGACAGCAACGGCGAACTCAAACGCGAGGTTATCCGAGTCATCCGTGGGCAGGGAGATGCCGAGAACACGTATCAGTACTCCCTCAGCGAGATTTACGATAATTTGGAGATCCACGAAAGCAGGTGGCGAAATGGCTACTGA
- a CDS encoding low molecular weight phosphatase family protein → MTIQVLTVCSGNICRSPMAEQLLRARLSDDDKLAFSSAGTVALSGAPMDERAAQLATEHGSVDAEQQIARELSLEMVRDADLILAMARDHRRAIVEALPRAVRKTFTIREFARIVSSLNVDELTLAMEQAGTDASARFEAAIQLAAGERGMFPSDEPSDDDVVDPYRRDDATYRTSTDQLIPAVNATAEFLGRVLKADSEH, encoded by the coding sequence ATGACGATCCAGGTCCTCACCGTATGTTCCGGTAACATCTGCCGCTCGCCGATGGCCGAGCAACTTCTCCGCGCTCGGCTCAGTGATGATGACAAGCTTGCGTTCTCGAGCGCGGGAACGGTCGCCCTTTCCGGCGCACCGATGGATGAGCGCGCGGCTCAGCTGGCTACTGAGCACGGTTCGGTAGACGCTGAGCAGCAAATCGCCCGCGAGCTCTCACTCGAGATGGTGAGAGATGCTGATCTCATCCTGGCTATGGCGCGAGACCACAGGCGGGCGATTGTTGAGGCTTTGCCGCGCGCGGTGCGCAAGACGTTCACCATCCGGGAATTCGCTCGGATCGTGTCATCGCTGAACGTCGACGAGCTCACGCTCGCCATGGAGCAGGCCGGTACCGACGCTTCTGCGCGATTCGAGGCGGCGATCCAGCTAGCGGCGGGTGAACGAGGCATGTTCCCGTCCGATGAACCAAGCGACGATGACGTGGTCGACCCGTATAGGCGCGATGATGCGACGTATAGAACCTCAACCGACCAGCTTATCCCCGCGGTGAATGCGACAGCGGAGTTCCTTGGCCGCGTCTTGAAGGCTGATTCGGAGCACTGA
- a CDS encoding thymidine kinase, with the protein MAKLYFRYGAMNSGKSTALLQAAFNYEERGQHVLLSKPSVDTKGDRSIESRLGVTRDVDYVISPDDDTYAQFQRMRAEHVTNTNQDVSCLLLDEAQFLTEQQVDGMLRIALLEDIPVLAYGIRTDFLTHAFPGSRRLLEVAHSLEELKTICRCGRKALFNGRRVGDRFIFDGDQVAIDGEAVTYESLCGSCYLQESGGALGGVK; encoded by the coding sequence GTGGCAAAACTCTACTTCCGCTACGGCGCGATGAATTCGGGCAAAAGCACGGCGCTCTTGCAAGCGGCATTCAACTACGAAGAGCGCGGGCAGCATGTTCTTCTGTCGAAGCCGTCGGTCGACACGAAAGGCGATCGTTCGATCGAGAGCCGGCTCGGCGTCACGCGCGACGTTGACTACGTCATCTCTCCCGACGACGACACGTACGCGCAGTTTCAGCGCATGCGCGCCGAGCACGTCACGAACACCAATCAAGATGTGAGCTGCTTGCTGCTCGACGAAGCTCAGTTTCTCACCGAACAGCAGGTTGACGGGATGCTGCGGATCGCGCTGCTCGAAGACATTCCCGTGCTCGCGTATGGCATTCGCACGGATTTTCTGACGCACGCGTTCCCCGGAAGTCGGCGCTTGCTCGAGGTCGCGCACTCACTTGAAGAGCTCAAGACGATCTGCCGGTGCGGGCGCAAGGCACTTTTTAACGGACGCCGTGTGGGCGACCGCTTCATCTTCGATGGCGATCAGGTGGCCATAGACGGCGAGGCGGTCACCTACGAGTCGCTGTGCGGATCCTGTTACCTGCAAGAGTCGGGCGGCGCTCTCGGCGGCGTGAAATAG
- a CDS encoding response regulator, with the protein MRVLIAEDDALLRAGLTMLMTGEGIEVVAAVDNADDALDAFTKNEVDAAVLDVRMPPTFSNEGLKAALDMRQQRPGFPVLVLSAYVEDAYASRLLSDGASGVGYLLKERVGDVGEFVAALQRVVDGGTAMDPEVIAQLVSRRHADDPVQRLTPREREVLGLVAQGMGNVAIAEQLVITEAAVGKHIGNIFSKLDLAPDDTGHRRVLATLAYLRS; encoded by the coding sequence GTGCGGGTTCTGATTGCCGAAGACGATGCGCTGCTGCGCGCGGGTCTGACGATGCTGATGACGGGTGAAGGCATCGAGGTCGTTGCCGCCGTCGACAACGCCGACGACGCGCTCGACGCGTTCACGAAGAATGAGGTGGATGCCGCCGTGCTCGACGTTCGCATGCCGCCGACCTTCTCGAACGAGGGCCTGAAGGCCGCTCTCGACATGCGGCAGCAGCGACCCGGATTTCCCGTGCTCGTGCTCTCGGCATACGTCGAAGACGCCTACGCCTCGAGACTCCTCAGCGACGGAGCCTCAGGCGTCGGTTACTTGCTGAAGGAGCGCGTTGGCGATGTGGGCGAATTCGTCGCCGCGCTTCAGCGCGTCGTCGACGGCGGCACCGCCATGGATCCCGAAGTGATCGCGCAGCTCGTGAGCCGCCGACACGCGGACGACCCCGTGCAGCGCCTCACCCCGCGCGAGCGGGAAGTTCTGGGGCTCGTCGCCCAGGGCATGGGCAACGTGGCGATCGCCGAGCAGCTCGTGATCACAGAAGCCGCCGTCGGCAAGCACATTGGCAACATCTTCTCGAAGCTCGACCTCGCCCCAGACGACACCGGCCATCGCCGAGTGCTCGCGACGCTCGCCTACCTGCGCTCGTAA
- a CDS encoding malate:quinone oxidoreductase, with translation MTSSQPVDVALIGGGIMSATLASLISQLEPTWKVEIFERLGDVAQESSNPWNNAGTGHSALCELNYMPRAKDGSIEASKAVGINEQFQVSREYWSHLVEQGVLTDPNTFINATPHMTFVRGKDDVDYLKRRYELLKEQPLFEGIEYSEDPKVINKWAPLLMQKRRKEDLPFAATWQPAGTDVDFGSLTHQLFDAAGRSGARLRLNTEVRTLKKQNDGTWLVKYRQRVGRTPGQTRARFVFVGAGGWALKLLQKSGIPEIRGYGVFPISGQFLRTDNPKVVEQHDAKVYSQAAVGAPPMSVPHLDARMVDGNKSLLFGPYAGFSPKFLKNGHMWDLVTQVRPHNLIPMLAVAKDNPDLIKYLLGELMASKGKRFEALRDFMPTAQQKDWYLITAGQRAQVMKKDEKKGGVLQFGTEVISSADGSISGLLGASPGASTAVPIMLNILKRCFPGKSDEWESKLREMIPTFGTTLNDKPERADDVLDETSEALNIGR, from the coding sequence ATGACCTCTTCCCAGCCGGTCGATGTCGCCCTCATCGGGGGCGGCATCATGAGTGCCACACTTGCGTCCCTGATCTCTCAGCTCGAACCCACGTGGAAGGTGGAGATCTTCGAGCGACTGGGCGATGTGGCACAGGAGTCGTCCAACCCGTGGAACAACGCCGGAACCGGGCACTCTGCGCTGTGCGAGCTCAACTACATGCCGCGGGCGAAAGATGGCTCTATCGAGGCATCGAAAGCCGTCGGAATCAACGAGCAGTTCCAGGTCAGCCGCGAGTACTGGAGTCACCTCGTCGAGCAGGGCGTTCTCACCGACCCCAACACGTTCATCAACGCCACTCCGCACATGACGTTCGTGCGTGGCAAAGACGACGTCGACTACCTCAAGCGTCGCTACGAGCTGCTCAAGGAACAGCCGCTGTTTGAAGGCATCGAGTACTCCGAAGACCCGAAGGTCATTAACAAGTGGGCTCCGCTGCTCATGCAGAAGCGGCGCAAAGAAGACCTGCCCTTCGCCGCCACGTGGCAGCCCGCGGGCACCGATGTCGATTTCGGCTCGCTCACTCATCAGCTGTTCGACGCGGCCGGGCGCTCAGGTGCCCGTTTGCGGCTCAACACCGAAGTCCGCACGCTCAAGAAGCAGAATGACGGCACGTGGCTTGTGAAGTACCGGCAGCGTGTGGGCCGCACCCCTGGGCAGACCCGGGCTCGTTTCGTCTTTGTCGGCGCGGGCGGCTGGGCGCTGAAGCTCCTGCAGAAGTCGGGCATTCCCGAGATCAGGGGATACGGAGTCTTCCCGATCTCGGGTCAGTTCTTGCGCACCGACAACCCCAAGGTCGTCGAGCAGCATGACGCCAAGGTTTATAGCCAGGCTGCCGTTGGTGCGCCTCCAATGTCGGTGCCGCATCTTGATGCGCGCATGGTTGACGGAAATAAGAGCCTGCTCTTCGGCCCGTACGCCGGTTTCAGCCCCAAGTTCCTGAAGAACGGGCACATGTGGGACCTCGTCACGCAGGTGCGGCCGCACAACCTTATTCCGATGCTGGCGGTGGCAAAAGACAATCCCGACCTCATCAAATACCTGCTCGGTGAGCTCATGGCGAGCAAGGGCAAGCGATTCGAGGCACTCAGAGACTTCATGCCGACGGCGCAGCAGAAGGACTGGTACCTCATCACCGCCGGTCAGCGTGCGCAGGTCATGAAGAAGGATGAGAAGAAGGGCGGCGTCCTGCAGTTCGGCACCGAGGTCATCTCGAGTGCTGACGGATCCATCTCGGGTCTGCTCGGTGCTTCCCCGGGTGCGTCGACCGCTGTGCCGATTATGCTCAACATTCTCAAGCGCTGCTTCCCTGGAAAGTCCGATGAGTGGGAGTCCAAGCTGCGCGAGATGATCCCAACGTTCGGCACAACGCTCAACGACAAGCCGGAGCGCGCCGACGACGTGCTCGACGAAACCTCAGAGGCTCTCAACATTGGGCGCTGA